A single genomic interval of Peribacillus sp. FSL H8-0477 harbors:
- a CDS encoding peptidoglycan D,D-transpeptidase FtsI family protein, producing MKKNKKKKTHVPFRLNMLFFMVFVLFSALILRLGIVQIVYGDDYRREIERTEEITVNNPVPRGKMLDRNLKVMVDNEPLNAITYTRKQGTKTSEMLETAEKLAVLIEKETDKVTERDKKDFWILKNPELAEKKITKKERTKVSESEITEADLYTLQLSRITEKELKSLDAELEVLAIYREFSSGYALTPQIVKNDGVSTEEYATVSEHLDSLPGVGITTDWKRAYTFDKTLKSVLGKVSSSEEGLPSESLEYYLARDYSRNDRVGKSYLEAEYEDVLQGQKAKVKNVTDKAGNVIESTTITEGSRGKDMVLTIDMDLQLATEQIIEKQLKEKKKLGNTQFLDRAFVVMMDPSTGEVLTMAGKQYGKNAETGKSEIQDFALGNITTSYAMGSTVKGATVLTGYQTGAIQPNSYWYDTKIRIKDTPPKGSYKDFGNINDLTALKVSSNVYMFRTAIKIAGGNYVPNEPLRINQSAFSTIRTSFNQFGLGVRTGIDLPNEMVGFKGTETNPGKLMDLAIGQYDTYTPMQLAQYVSTIANGGNRMKPHLVKEIRKPVDDNDQLGPIVEEVSPVVLNKLDMKDEWVQRVQKGFNMVAQEQGGSAYMYLGNKKYTSSAKTGTAQAFYDGPNRKKYDEPQDTMNLTLVGYAPAEKPEVAYAVVVPWAYQGHTGHSMNKEIGAAILDKYFELKEDRAKGKTTEQSVDTKVDHSEED from the coding sequence GTGAAGAAAAATAAGAAGAAAAAGACGCATGTTCCTTTTAGGCTCAATATGCTTTTCTTTATGGTTTTTGTGTTATTTTCAGCACTTATTTTACGACTAGGTATTGTACAAATTGTATATGGAGATGATTATCGGCGTGAAATTGAACGGACAGAGGAAATTACGGTTAATAACCCTGTACCAAGGGGGAAAATGCTGGATCGTAATTTAAAGGTCATGGTCGATAATGAACCGCTTAATGCAATCACGTATACAAGGAAGCAAGGAACAAAGACGAGTGAAATGCTGGAAACAGCTGAAAAACTAGCGGTCTTAATTGAAAAAGAGACCGATAAAGTAACAGAACGAGATAAAAAAGACTTTTGGATTCTGAAAAATCCGGAGCTGGCAGAGAAAAAAATAACGAAAAAAGAGCGAACAAAGGTTTCAGAAAGTGAAATTACAGAAGCTGATTTGTATACTCTTCAACTATCTAGAATTACGGAGAAGGAATTGAAGTCATTAGATGCTGAGCTTGAAGTTCTTGCCATTTACCGGGAATTCAGCAGCGGTTACGCTTTAACTCCTCAAATTGTTAAAAATGATGGGGTATCTACGGAAGAATATGCCACAGTCAGTGAACATTTAGATTCATTGCCAGGTGTAGGAATTACGACAGATTGGAAGAGGGCTTACACATTTGATAAAACATTAAAGTCTGTACTTGGTAAAGTATCTTCTTCTGAGGAAGGCCTGCCAAGTGAAAGTCTTGAGTATTATTTAGCCCGCGATTATAGCCGTAATGACCGAGTAGGAAAGAGTTATCTTGAGGCAGAATATGAAGATGTCTTACAAGGACAGAAGGCTAAAGTGAAAAATGTGACCGATAAGGCTGGAAATGTCATTGAATCAACTACTATTACTGAAGGATCACGCGGGAAAGATATGGTTCTTACCATTGATATGGACCTTCAGTTGGCAACTGAACAAATTATCGAAAAGCAATTGAAAGAAAAGAAAAAGCTTGGGAATACACAATTTCTTGACCGTGCATTCGTTGTGATGATGGATCCCTCTACGGGAGAAGTCTTAACTATGGCTGGGAAGCAATACGGAAAGAATGCGGAAACTGGAAAAAGTGAAATTCAAGATTTTGCGCTTGGAAATATCACCACATCCTACGCCATGGGTTCAACCGTTAAAGGTGCTACCGTCTTAACTGGTTACCAAACGGGTGCGATACAGCCAAATAGCTATTGGTATGATACGAAAATTCGTATTAAAGATACCCCTCCTAAAGGTTCGTATAAAGACTTTGGGAATATTAACGATTTAACCGCATTGAAGGTTTCATCCAACGTCTACATGTTCCGGACAGCAATCAAAATCGCCGGAGGAAATTATGTTCCCAATGAACCTCTAAGGATAAACCAATCTGCTTTTTCAACGATTCGAACATCATTTAACCAATTCGGACTCGGGGTTCGTACAGGAATCGATCTTCCGAATGAAATGGTTGGTTTCAAAGGAACAGAAACAAATCCAGGTAAACTAATGGACCTTGCCATCGGTCAGTATGATACGTATACCCCGATGCAGCTGGCCCAATATGTATCGACAATTGCTAATGGCGGTAATCGAATGAAGCCGCATCTTGTGAAGGAAATTCGGAAACCTGTCGATGATAATGACCAATTGGGTCCTATTGTTGAAGAAGTTTCGCCAGTTGTCCTAAATAAATTAGATATGAAGGATGAATGGGTTCAACGAGTTCAAAAGGGATTCAATATGGTTGCACAAGAACAGGGTGGATCCGCTTATATGTACCTCGGAAATAAAAAGTATACGTCATCAGCGAAGACTGGTACGGCACAAGCTTTTTATGATGGACCCAATCGTAAGAAATATGACGAACCACAAGATACAATGAATTTAACGCTGGTTGGTTATGCGCCTGCGGAAAAGCCTGAAGTCGCCTATGCGGTTGTAGTGCCGTGGGCTTACCAAGGTCACACCGGTCATTCTATGAATAAGGAAATTGGTGCGGCTATCCTTGACAAATACTTCGAACTTAAAGAAGATCGTGCTAAGGGAAAAACTACTGAACAGTCAGTCGATACCAAAGTTGATCATAGTGAAGAGGATTAA
- a CDS encoding PstS family phosphate ABC transporter substrate-binding protein, producing the protein MRRFKFWALTAMMSGVVAVSAACGSNEGDTNASSSNQLNGEVAIDGSSTVFPIMEAVSEEYMGVQPNVRVSLGASGTGGGFKKFIAGDTDLSNASRPIKDEEKAELEKKGIEYTELKIAYDGISIVVNKENDFLDHLTVDELKQLWKDDNGKVKKWSDIRAEWPKEDIKFYSPGTDSGTYDYFNEVILEEEPIVANATLSEDDNILVQGVEGDKNAIGFFGFAYYVENKDKLKIVKVDNGKGALEPTHETIKSGEYAPLSRPVFTYVANKAIADKEQVADYVKFTIEHAGELSEEVGYVSLPEEEYQADLDKLKELKK; encoded by the coding sequence ATGAGACGGTTTAAGTTCTGGGCTTTAACAGCAATGATGAGTGGTGTAGTTGCTGTATCGGCAGCTTGTGGTTCGAACGAAGGCGATACAAACGCATCATCATCCAATCAATTAAACGGTGAGGTTGCGATTGATGGATCTTCAACTGTTTTCCCCATCATGGAGGCTGTTTCTGAAGAATATATGGGCGTCCAGCCAAACGTAAGAGTGAGTCTAGGGGCGTCAGGAACTGGCGGCGGATTTAAGAAATTTATCGCTGGTGATACGGATTTATCAAATGCCTCACGCCCAATAAAAGATGAAGAAAAAGCAGAGCTAGAGAAAAAGGGTATTGAATATACAGAATTAAAAATTGCGTACGATGGTATTTCAATTGTGGTCAATAAAGAGAATGATTTTCTCGATCACCTGACAGTTGATGAATTGAAGCAGCTTTGGAAGGATGACAACGGAAAAGTTAAAAAATGGTCCGACATCCGCGCTGAATGGCCAAAAGAAGACATTAAGTTTTATTCTCCAGGTACAGATTCAGGAACATACGATTACTTCAATGAAGTGATTCTAGAAGAAGAGCCTATTGTAGCAAATGCAACCCTTTCAGAGGACGATAATATCCTTGTGCAAGGTGTCGAGGGTGATAAGAATGCAATCGGGTTCTTTGGATTTGCCTACTATGTGGAAAATAAGGATAAATTAAAAATTGTTAAAGTCGATAATGGAAAGGGTGCTCTAGAACCGACTCATGAAACGATTAAATCCGGTGAATATGCACCGCTTTCCCGCCCAGTCTTCACCTATGTAGCGAATAAAGCCATTGCGGATAAAGAACAAGTAGCTGACTATGTGAAATTCACCATCGAGCATGCAGGCGAACTTTCAGAGGAAGTTGGGTATGTAAGTCTTCCTGAAGAAGAGTATCAAGCAGATTTAGACAAACTTAAGGAACTAAAAAAATAA
- the pstC gene encoding phosphate ABC transporter permease subunit PstC gives MAVKHGSEQSIQKMIFENKQQKNKRWNVEKAIPFLLLITAAISVLTTIGIVLTLIVETVTFFERVSIKEFFTADKWYPFSATAASYGIMPLLVGTLKIAFIAALVAVPIGLASAIYLSEYASEKTRRIIKPLLEILAGVPTIVYGFFALTFVTPLLRDLFPGLEIFNALSPGIVVGIMIIPMIASLSEDAMSSVPRSIREGAYAMGATKFETAIKVILPAALSGIIASVVLALSRAIGETMIVSVAGGSTPSMNMDVTSSIQTMTSYIVQVSTGDAGYGTTIYYSIYAVGMTLFVFTLLMNILAQFISRKFREEY, from the coding sequence ATGGCTGTGAAACATGGTAGTGAACAATCAATACAAAAAATGATTTTTGAAAATAAACAACAAAAAAATAAGCGGTGGAATGTCGAAAAAGCCATCCCGTTTTTATTATTAATTACCGCAGCGATCTCTGTTTTAACAACCATTGGGATCGTCCTTACATTAATCGTTGAAACAGTTACTTTTTTTGAAAGAGTATCCATAAAAGAATTTTTTACTGCTGATAAATGGTATCCCTTTTCAGCAACCGCAGCATCTTACGGCATTATGCCGCTCCTCGTCGGTACATTGAAAATTGCCTTTATTGCTGCCCTAGTTGCTGTCCCAATCGGACTTGCGTCAGCTATTTATTTGAGTGAATATGCCTCAGAGAAGACAAGAAGAATCATTAAGCCGTTGTTAGAAATCCTTGCCGGCGTGCCGACCATAGTCTATGGTTTCTTCGCTTTAACATTTGTAACACCTCTTCTCCGCGATTTATTCCCGGGGCTTGAGATCTTTAATGCACTCAGTCCTGGAATCGTGGTAGGAATCATGATTATCCCAATGATTGCTTCTTTATCGGAAGATGCAATGTCTTCAGTACCTCGTTCGATTCGAGAAGGTGCTTATGCAATGGGGGCTACGAAGTTTGAGACAGCCATTAAAGTTATCCTTCCGGCTGCTCTATCAGGCATTATCGCGTCAGTGGTTCTAGCTTTATCGAGAGCCATAGGTGAAACGATGATTGTCTCAGTGGCTGGGGGATCAACACCTTCTATGAATATGGATGTTACCTCATCCATTCAGACAATGACTTCTTATATCGTTCAGGTTAGCACGGGAGATGCAGGGTACGGAACGACCATTTACTATAGCATCTACGCAGTCGGTATGACGTTGTTTGTTTTCACTCTTCTCATGAATATCCTTGCTCAGTTTATATCCCGTAAGTTCAGGGAGGAATACTAA